ATTTAGACGCTCGCAGCATCTTATATATCGGTGCGTTACTACTGTCTTTTTTGGCAGGGGCGATATTAAGTGGTTTTGTTATTGGTCAGACTTCTTTGAAGTTAGGCAGACGTTATGGGCGCGCGCTATACATTGAAGCGGCGTTATTATTGCTTAGTTACTGGTTATATCAACAACATGATTATTTAGGACAGTTGGCTGCGGCAATGGCTTGCGGATTACAAAATGCGATGGTAGCTACTTATAGTGGGGCGGTCATTCGTACCACACATTTGACAGGCTTGACATCAGATATGGGTGCAGCGATTGGCAACTGGCTAGCTGGACGACCGATTAGTAAGCCAACACTCGGTTTTCAAGCCATTATTTGGTATTGCTTTTGCGGTGGCAGTGTTGTGGGGGCGTTTCTATATGCCAAAGTTGGTTATGGTGCGCTATTTGTACCAATAGCTATCGTGTTGACAGCAGCGTTTGTCTACAACCGTGCTTCAGATCGTCTGCCAGAAATCAGGCAACCTAGACAAAAAAGACACCCATCTAATTGATAGGTGTCTTCGTATTTGTAAACCGAATTATATCGTTATAAAAACTATAGAGCTAAGTTTTATTTTTCTTCGTCTTCATCATGATTTTCATGCTCATGCAAGCCTTGCATCATATCAAGAACGCAATCATCAGTGCGTTGTTGGTCTTCTTTGGCAAGGTCATCTTGGTTGATATCTGTTGGTGCCATTTTAGTCGTTGCGTCAGCTTTGTCACGGTTTGCGTCTGTTTTATCATGGTCTGCCATGAGATGCTCCTATTTGTTTCTATATTCCAATTTTTTATATCGTAATCGCCTTTTATATCACAACTACGACATTCCACAAGAATCACTAATATCAATTAGATAAGTTTCATGGATTTACCTATTGAGTATGAGATATCATTGCTTGCTTGTACAGGGTCAGACTGAGCCAATTTAGTGATGATGTGTAACGATGTGATTGTTTCTACAAGTCGCTTATTACACTATGCTTTATTTAGTAATTTGAATAAAGTGCTGATTATAATGATGACTAGCACATCAAACAAAGAGCGCTAGTGGCTGCTATCTACGGTCGATAACTTGATGAAAAAACGTTATTTATAAGGTTTGTGTAAGGTTTTTTTTGTAATTATAAAAAAATATTGGAAGCGAAGTTCTTTTACGATGGTGGTGTATTTTAGTAGGTAAGCGATGAGGTAACTGCTGACCATTAAAATACGCTTTTATTTTTATGACTTTTAATAATGTCTCTGGGCGCAATAAGGACACTTTATGTCAGAGCAAAAACTAGACAGCCATCTTCCGGATGATGGCAATGAATATTTATTTACCGACACCTTTCCAAAAGGGACAGGTAAAGGGCTTATAGTTGTCGCAATCGCTGCAATCGTTAGTATGATTATCTACAATGTATTACCATTTGAGATCAATGCTAATAAAGGCCTTGCCATGCTGTTTTTTATTGGCGTATTATGGCTGACTGAAGCGGTACATGTGACGATCACCGCGCTCTTAGTAGTAGTGGTAGGTGCGCTAATTGGTATACCAGAATTCGATGCCAAGATAGGTTTGCAGAGTTTTGCAAGCCCAATTATTTATCTGTTCTTTGGTGGTTTTGCTTTAGCAGCAGCTCTACATGTACAGCAATTGGATAGAAAGATTGCGCTGAAGATACTATCAATGTCTGGTGGTAATCTTGGCACAGCGGTCTTTTTGATATTTGGTGTGACAGCATTTTTATCGATGTGGATATCAAATACAGCGACTGCAGCGATGATGTTACCACTGGCTCTTGGTATCTTAACGCAGGTCGATCGAGAAAAAGATCGCGGCACCTTTGTGTTTGTATTATTGGGTATCGCTTATTCTGCCAGCTTAGGTGGTCTAGGTACTATCGTTGGTTCACCCCCTAATGCTATCGCTGCTAAAGCACTAGATATCGCTTTTGTCGATTGGATGAAGTTTGGTGTACCAATGATGTTGGTG
The nucleotide sequence above comes from Psychrobacter sp. P2G3. Encoded proteins:
- a CDS encoding YoaK family protein — protein: MITKLPNWILWGGAVLAFSAGCVNTSALMGFAGLSVSHVTGNVSLFAAAIAYLDARSILYIGALLLSFLAGAILSGFVIGQTSLKLGRRYGRALYIEAALLLLSYWLYQQHDYLGQLAAAMACGLQNAMVATYSGAVIRTTHLTGLTSDMGAAIGNWLAGRPISKPTLGFQAIIWYCFCGGSVVGAFLYAKVGYGALFVPIAIVLTAAFVYNRASDRLPEIRQPRQKRHPSN
- a CDS encoding DASS family sodium-coupled anion symporter, with product MSEQKLDSHLPDDGNEYLFTDTFPKGTGKGLIVVAIAAIVSMIIYNVLPFEINANKGLAMLFFIGVLWLTEAVHVTITALLVVVVGALIGIPEFDAKIGLQSFASPIIYLFFGGFALAAALHVQQLDRKIALKILSMSGGNLGTAVFLIFGVTAFLSMWISNTATAAMMLPLALGILTQVDREKDRGTFVFVLLGIAYSASLGGLGTIVGSPPNAIAAKALDIAFVDWMKFGVPMMLVLLPLLLGAMYFVLKPNLNRKVTVTQEAPIEWNKPRVLTIIVFIVTAFSWIFSKKIGAALDITDTDSIIALSAAAAVVSLGLVSWKQVSDNTDWGVLMLFGGGIALSTVLKVSGASLVLGETVANALSTAPIILVMIAVSAFIIFLTEFASNTASAALLVPVFAAIAEQMGLPHEVLVLVIGIGASCAFMLPVATPPNAIVFGTGLIKQSEMIRTGVVLNIIATFVVGLWAYFFLI